From Camelina sativa cultivar DH55 chromosome 5, Cs, whole genome shotgun sequence:
ctctgatcgttaaaactaacacatgtcacgatctggtttgatatttaatcgttaaaattaacacgtgtcacgatctggtgagtttttaactttgatatctGATCGtgaaaactaacacgtgtcacgatctggtttgatatttaatcgttaaaattgacacgtgtcacgatctggtgaatttttaaatttgataattGATCGTTAAAAAAGACACATGTTatgatctggtgagttactaactttgcgaacctagtttatataataagatatatagaGATCACACTTTTTTAGCTACAAATTCGGTTTGCAATAATAACTAAACCAAAGTGTGCAGAATTCAGTTTAAAATAGGTGAAATATAATGTGAAGCTTGCAAAATTCGCATGAATGCCTAGGTCATTTTTAGGCGCTACATGACCGTGTAGACCGCTTTTTAACATTGAAAAATACGTACTAATTAGACCTTTTTTTTAAGCTACAAAAACTGATTGCAATGGCAATTAAATTGAaatctaatttcttttttattattccaTATCGAGattatatcttatattttgtttcataaatagACAATTGAAACTGTTAATCTATcttccaaaatatatttattgatggATGTTTCATGTTTAAAATTGGTCTGAAATGTCTTTAACGAGTAAAAATTTTATAACTATAATACTGGATAGTTATAGCGTGGAGATAGATAATCAACCATTAGGGAAACCATTAAGCTTTAAGATGAATccattaataatttattgaagACTTTAGGACAAATTCCCTAGCTATCACAACTATGTTCTCTTAACTTCCATTCTATAAATGCAGTGGTTTCCGGCTTTGAGAGCGGCGGAAATCACAAAATCGGAAGCTACAAAAGCAAAAGGCATGGAAGAAGTGGAAGAAGGGTTGTTGCGACTTGAGGATGTGTTTGTTGCCATAAGCAAAGGTAAATCCTTTTTTGGTGGTGAAGAGATTGGGTTCATAGACATTTGCCTCGGAAGTTTTTTGGTTCTCTTGAAAGCTAAAGAGAAGCTTAATGGAGAAAAGCTTTTAGACGAATCAAAAActccttttctttgtaaatgGGCCGACATATATTTGTCCGATGAGATGGTGAAGAATGTGGTGCCAGAGATCGATAAAGTCGCTGTGATTTGGGATTATGATCACCATTGTAAATTGAGATTGATCACATGGCCAGCCAGGCCACTTTGGTAGTCCAGTCGGGCCGTCCGTACCTAGCAATCCATACCGAGCCAGGCCACTTTGGTAGTCCAGTCGGGCTGTCCGTACAATTGTGTTGTAAGGAGAGAGGAGCCCACTCAATGTCTCACATTCCTCTTAAGAAGACTTTCCAAGGTCTCTAGATCCTTCTTATCATACCGTTGGAGGGTTGATGCAAGCGGGAAGCAATTTTCAACTTAATAGTCACATGTAAAGTTAAGGGAAGGCTGTCACTATCAAGTCTTAATTACACTTAGCATCTTGTAAAGAATATTCTACAGCTCATGTCTATATCTAGTTTGTACCTAGGATTGATTTAATCAAGAAGTGAGAATTTATTCTTCTCCTACACTCtccacactctctctctctctctctctcgtccaTACTTGCTTACTCCCATCCTCTTAATATCTTTCATTATACTCTTAAGTTCCTTTTAATTCTCTAAtattacatggtatcagagcattttCGTTCCTAATCCTAACTCTCTCACCCACCTAGTACTTCCACTTCAACCctttttcattctctgtttCGATCTGATCTTTATCTCTCTTTAACCGTTGGATAATAGTATTGACCAGCGGACAAAACTCCATGGAAGGCACCAAgaccttgattgttccagttactctcaaaggagagaactatttgttgtgggcaagaaccacaaagacggcACTATGCGGCCGAGGGCTATGGACCCATATCACATCAAGTGAAGCTCCAAAAGGAGAGTCAACCGAAGACGGCAAAGTTATAGCCGCAAGTGGTGAAGAgaagtggttccaagaagaccaaagtgttCTCGC
This genomic window contains:
- the LOC104789376 gene encoding glutathione S-transferase U16-like, whose amino-acid sequence is MGGREEVKLLGTWYSPVVLRAKIALHLKSVDYGYVEEDLFGSKSELLLNSNPVHKKVPVLIHNGKPVCESFNIVDLNTSMRRGNHLDRPFFLLILMIELSLASGLPSLMTSISTQIVSLSRGHWFPALRAAEITKSEATKAKGMEEVEEGLLRLEDVFVAISKGKSFFGGEEIGFIDICLGSFLVLLKAKEKLNGEKLLDESKTPFLCKWADIYLSDEMVKNVVPEIDKVAVIWDYDHHCKLRLITWPARPLW